The Chryseobacterium glaciei DNA window GATTTCAGTTATGGTTTTGATGCCATTTGGGGAACTCAGAATACAGGTTGGGGAAATGAAGGAGGGACGATGAGTGTAGAAACAAGATTGATGGAAATTCCCAACAAATTAGAATTTACATGGTATTCTTTAGTTGAAAGAAAATTTTACACTGGGAAGTGGGATTTAGATAAAGAAAAAATAAATGATTTATTTAAAAAGGGTTTTATAGATCAGGATAATAATAAAAAAACTACCTACACCAATTTTATAGTTGGTTTGGCGCCAAAAGGAAGAGTTGTTTTGTGGATCAATGGCCCCGGAAATCAGACGGAAGTTGGTGCTTTTCAGGCTCATGATACGATTATTACAAAGGAAAAAGCATATGAAAATGCAAAATATATGTTGAAAGAAGGTTTTGCAGACAGAATGCTGGACGATCCTTCTTATGAAACATTTAAACCTGAAATAAGAGCAAAAATAAAAGAACAGGGCTATCCAAATCCTGATGTTTATGAAATTTACAGAGAAAGATATAATTGGAAACCTTCGGTAATAGTGCCTGAAGGCGGAGAATGGATCGATTTCGGATTTAATAATTACAACGGAGAACAGGAAAATCTTTTCGCAGAAAGCTTACATAATGATACCTATCAAAAAAGAGCTGTTCCAAAGTTCTGTGGTTTTTATTGGAGAGATAAAAGCAAAAACAGATATGCAGTCTGGATAGATTCTTTCGACGAAAAAGAAATTTTTGATCTTTTTCAAAAACTGGGAAAAGAGGAAAAGATAGATTTGGTGATTAAAGTTAATCCTGATAATACCAAAGCATCTCTGTCACTAAAGACCGAAAAACAGGAGCTTCCAATTACCAAGGCCAAGATCAGATTATCTCGTAAAATAGAATAATTTATCCTTATTCATCAATTTTAAAATAAGAAAGATGCACAATAATAAATTTGGAGATTATACACCAGAAGAAACCAAAGAGGAGGTCTTAGACATTACTCTCGGGATGTTTTTTGACGGAACCCTGAATAACAAAACCAATACCATCGAAAGAAGGGAAAAAACTGATGCATACAAGAAAAAAGGAGGAAATCCTACCGATAACAACAGTTACAATAACGATTGGAGCAACGTAGCACGTTTGTGGGACAATTACGATAAAAATTTTGGAATTTACATTG harbors:
- a CDS encoding DUF2931 family protein; translation: MEEKYNWLGTVSAPQEYPMEVYKGAIIADDFSYGFDAIWGTQNTGWGNEGGTMSVETRLMEIPNKLEFTWYSLVERKFYTGKWDLDKEKINDLFKKGFIDQDNNKKTTYTNFIVGLAPKGRVVLWINGPGNQTEVGAFQAHDTIITKEKAYENAKYMLKEGFADRMLDDPSYETFKPEIRAKIKEQGYPNPDVYEIYRERYNWKPSVIVPEGGEWIDFGFNNYNGEQENLFAESLHNDTYQKRAVPKFCGFYWRDKSKNRYAVWIDSFDEKEIFDLFQKLGKEEKIDLVIKVNPDNTKASLSLKTEKQELPITKAKIRLSRKIE